A genomic window from bacterium includes:
- a CDS encoding carbohydrate ABC transporter permease, translating into MPRARRTRLLRGLAARTLLYALMTLVALVSVLPFLWALTSSLRPHQEIFSSTTPFGLRTFVPAVSSLTLRAYAYIFGQDHFGRYMFNSAFVATATVVLGLLVNSMAGFGFGRFRFAGRGVLFGLVLVTFMVPFEIIVLPLYLVIRGLHWADTYQALIFPAVADAFSIFLIRQFVRELPAELIDAARVDGAGWWGIYWRITLPLVKPALITAGVLQFMRQWDAFFWPLVAVSSRELSVTQVALTRYITEYVTFWDRLLAAVIASSLPVVLLFLILQRYYIRGIATTGIR; encoded by the coding sequence ATGCCGCGCGCCAGGCGGACCCGGCTCCTCCGAGGGCTCGCCGCGCGCACCCTCCTCTACGCCCTCATGACCCTGGTCGCGTTGGTGTCCGTGCTCCCCTTCCTGTGGGCGCTGACCTCCTCGCTGCGGCCCCACCAGGAGATCTTCTCGTCGACCACGCCGTTCGGCCTGAGAACGTTCGTCCCCGCGGTGTCGTCCTTGACGCTTCGCGCATACGCGTACATCTTCGGTCAGGACCACTTCGGCCGGTACATGTTTAACAGCGCCTTCGTGGCCACCGCGACTGTGGTGCTGGGGCTGCTGGTCAACTCCATGGCGGGCTTTGGATTCGGCCGGTTTCGCTTCGCCGGGCGCGGCGTGCTCTTCGGCCTCGTCCTGGTCACGTTCATGGTGCCGTTCGAGATCATTGTCTTGCCGCTTTACCTCGTGATCCGGGGCCTGCACTGGGCCGATACCTATCAGGCCCTGATCTTCCCGGCGGTGGCCGACGCCTTTTCGATCTTCCTGATCCGGCAGTTCGTGCGGGAGCTGCCCGCCGAACTCATCGATGCGGCGCGCGTGGACGGGGCGGGTTGGTGGGGTATCTACTGGCGGATCACGCTGCCTCTCGTCAAACCGGCGCTGATCACGGCGGGGGTGCTCCAGTTCATGCGCCAGTGGGATGCCTTTTTCTGGCCCCTAGTCGCGGTGAGTTCGCGCGAGCTATCCGTCACCCAGGTTGCGCTGACCAGATACATCACGGAGTACGTGACGTTCTGGGACCGGCTCCTGGCCGCCGTCATCGCCTCGAGCTTGCCGGTGGTACTCCTCTTCCTGATCCTGCAGCGCTATTACATCCGCGGCATCGCGACGACCGGCATTCGCTGA
- a CDS encoding sugar ABC transporter permease: MTLRRGRRRARIGEAAIPYLFIAPAMVGLVVFKLYPIVAGLRMSFYDFQLISGRLHFIGLENYRVMLADPTFWHALRNTLVFNVIVTPLQVGAALGLALLVNRTIPRIEIFRSFYFIPAVLPLVVASVIWDLLYHPDNGVFNGILGTLGLPRQPFLVSAHQAMGAVIAMVTWKGAGYWMVILLAGLQNIPEQVYEAARIEGARGWTSFWRITLPLLSGALVFVTVADTAINFLLFAPVYVMTQGGPSESTTVLMFEVYRNAFVYLHMGYATAIATVLLAMTLVVVAVQMRVLPVEFEY; encoded by the coding sequence ATGACTCTGCGGCGGGGCCGCCGCCGGGCACGAATCGGCGAAGCGGCGATCCCGTACCTCTTCATCGCGCCGGCGATGGTCGGGCTGGTCGTGTTCAAGCTCTATCCTATCGTGGCCGGACTGCGCATGAGCTTCTACGACTTCCAGCTCATCTCGGGGAGATTGCATTTCATCGGCCTCGAGAACTATCGCGTCATGCTGGCCGACCCCACGTTCTGGCACGCTCTTCGGAACACGCTGGTCTTTAACGTCATCGTGACGCCGCTGCAGGTGGGCGCGGCACTCGGTCTCGCGTTGCTCGTCAACCGCACGATCCCGCGGATCGAGATCTTTCGATCATTTTACTTCATCCCGGCGGTCCTCCCCTTGGTGGTCGCCAGCGTGATCTGGGACTTGCTGTACCATCCGGACAACGGCGTCTTCAACGGGATCCTCGGCACGCTCGGCCTCCCGCGGCAGCCGTTTCTCGTCAGCGCCCATCAAGCGATGGGCGCCGTCATCGCCATGGTGACCTGGAAGGGTGCCGGGTATTGGATGGTGATCCTTCTGGCGGGCCTGCAGAACATCCCCGAGCAGGTCTACGAGGCGGCGCGGATCGAAGGCGCCAGGGGGTGGACGTCCTTCTGGCGGATCACGCTGCCGCTGCTCTCGGGGGCGCTGGTCTTCGTCACCGTTGCGGATACGGCGATCAACTTCCTGCTGTTCGCCCCCGTCTACGTCATGACCCAGGGTGGTCCGTCGGAGTCCACGACCGTGCTGATGTTCGAGGTCTATCGCAACGCGTTCGTGTACCTCCATATGGGGTATGCCACCGCGATTGCGACCGTCCTCCTGGCGATGACGCTGGTCGTCGTCGCGGTCCAGATGCGCGTCCTGCCCGTGGAGTTCGAGTACTGA
- a CDS encoding extracellular solute-binding protein, with product MAQDRQWDPQRNRLSRRDVLRLGGAAAAGTFLGTLGATPASTAPQVTLKWISVERGEPRNSGMRKSVEVFQKNTPNAKVDLELVPFDQYFQKIAIALSSGSGIDVFDVDSPLVTSYAVQDALLPLDEYIDKSDWQDFVPVERTTATVQGKIMSVPWSSSEQGLYYNVEMLNAAGIKPASGVGDRWTWEKTLEVARKLTRTAADGSTAVWGLTIEQVDRPYQILPLLESNGALPISQDGRRVSDVLNSPQAVEAVRFYGDLFNKWKVSPKKQLQDAFGNKQAALYLANTPWVNILRTRFPDLKFGVMPHPYFKKPVTPTGAWHLGVFRKTAHPKEAAELAKTFGGRELADTVFKTMNYMPVRTSTFARFASDFKAPPWNLFLFELKNTAVRRPATPAYREYEDILRTALRNVMEGGDAKAELDAAAQKTDRELAKYTK from the coding sequence ATGGCTCAGGATCGGCAGTGGGACCCGCAGAGGAACCGTCTCTCTCGCCGTGACGTACTGCGGCTCGGTGGCGCGGCGGCGGCGGGCACGTTCTTGGGGACCTTGGGAGCTACCCCGGCGAGCACCGCGCCGCAGGTGACGCTGAAGTGGATCTCCGTCGAGCGGGGGGAGCCGCGCAACAGCGGGATGCGGAAGAGCGTGGAGGTCTTCCAGAAGAACACCCCCAACGCGAAGGTCGACCTCGAGCTCGTGCCGTTCGATCAGTACTTCCAGAAGATCGCCATCGCTCTGAGCTCGGGCAGCGGCATCGACGTGTTCGACGTGGACAGCCCGCTGGTTACGAGCTACGCGGTTCAGGACGCGTTGCTCCCGCTCGATGAGTACATCGACAAGAGCGACTGGCAGGACTTCGTGCCGGTGGAGCGGACAACGGCCACGGTCCAGGGCAAGATCATGTCGGTGCCCTGGTCCTCCTCGGAACAGGGCCTCTACTACAACGTGGAGATGCTTAACGCGGCGGGGATCAAACCCGCGAGCGGCGTGGGGGATCGGTGGACGTGGGAGAAAACCCTGGAGGTCGCCCGCAAACTCACCCGGACGGCTGCGGATGGGTCGACGGCCGTCTGGGGGCTCACGATCGAGCAGGTCGATCGCCCGTACCAGATTCTGCCCCTGCTGGAGTCGAACGGGGCGCTGCCAATTTCCCAGGACGGGAGGAGGGTGTCCGACGTTCTGAACTCGCCGCAGGCCGTCGAGGCCGTGCGCTTCTACGGAGACTTATTCAACAAGTGGAAGGTCAGCCCCAAGAAGCAGCTGCAGGATGCGTTCGGGAACAAACAGGCGGCCCTCTACCTCGCCAACACGCCCTGGGTCAACATTCTGCGTACCCGCTTCCCCGACCTGAAGTTTGGCGTGATGCCACATCCCTACTTCAAGAAGCCGGTCACGCCGACAGGCGCCTGGCACCTCGGCGTCTTCAGGAAAACGGCCCACCCCAAGGAGGCCGCCGAGCTCGCCAAGACCTTTGGCGGCCGCGAGCTGGCCGACACGGTGTTCAAAACGATGAACTACATGCCCGTCCGCACCTCGACGTTTGCGCGGTTCGCCTCCGACTTCAAGGCGCCGCCCTGGAACCTCTTCCTCTTCGAGCTGAAGAACACGGCGGTCCGCCGGCCGGCCACCCCAGCCTACCGCGAGTACGAGGACATTCTCCGGACCGCGCTCCGGAACGTCATGGAGGGAGGCGACGCGAAGGCCGAACTGGACGCGGCCGCCCAAAAGACCGATCGGGAGCTGGCCAAGTACACGAAGTAG